A stretch of DNA from Montipora capricornis isolate CH-2021 chromosome 1, ASM3666992v2, whole genome shotgun sequence:
CGTGCCAGCCTTAGCACTGACAGCAGACAGcacaaacaaattttattctCCAGAACGCCGGTGCTTCTCTCCTTTTCTCGATAGGCTGGGTTTTATTTTGTATAACTACGGTTCTTGTCAGGTTTCCCAGCAAGTCATAATGGAAAAATTCTAATCTATGGGAAGCACTGCTTGATGTGACAATGGTTTAAATATGAACTTCCGTAGTTCTCGTTGGCGCCAGCAATAAATCAATGGATTAAGAAGAGAGTTCATTGTAATTAAGGTAAAAACAATTTCTGACACAGAGTTGACTGCGTTGACGTAATGTCTGAGTACAAGGAAGAAAGTTCCGGGCATGATGCACAGCCCAAGAGCAGCGACTACTAGAACAGTTGTCTTTAGCGCCTTGCTATCCTTTAAGAATCTTTCTACATCTTCCTGTGAAAGGCATTGAGCTTTAATGAGCTTTTTATGTCGACGGCTCTCAGAGTATAGTACAGCGTAAGAACACGAAACGAAAATTACACACGCTGTTGGTATGTGTGCAGCATAAATACCATAAAGGCTACTTTGTATACCAATTTGATACAGCACAATACGACATGTGACACTGTATATCCAACAAAACAAGATTGCCAACTTGATGTTTCTTTTTGTCAGAACTTGGTGATGGCGATACGGAAATTTGATCGCAACCAGTCTCTCGCAAACGACTGCCATGAGATGCAGACACGAAGAAAGAGCCAACCAGGAAAAGAAAAACCatttaaacatgaaaaaaacggCAAAACGTTCCTCGGTTCCACTTAACTGGGATAAGTTCCAAATGATGATAGATGGCTGAGACGTCAGACCTGTCAAGACGTCAGTGACTGCCAAACATGCCAACATAATGTTCGCGTTGCCCCGAAGACTGGGTCTTCTCTTTATAGCAACTATCACCAACAAATTCAGTCCAACTGTGAATGGACAAGCGATGGTGTTAATGACTACGTTTATGATTAAATAGACTGCTCTGAAGTCGTGTTGTCGTTCGTCTTGCGTAGAAGAGGCCATTTCTTTGGATATGCTTGTTAAATTCGAGGCAGTCAAGTTCGCCATTCTTCGAGACAAAAAGGCAATACTGATCTACGCAAGCAGCGTTGCGTTTTAGTTTATAGCCGTTGAAGATACGCCTCATAGAACAGGAGATTAAATATATAATTCAgaagtttaataatttttttccgtgAGAGAAAAACAACATGTCATTTCTACATCAAATGTCAGGACAGctgcaaaatattttaaaagatgCTGTCTTTGAGAGTTCGGCATTTGTTTGAAGTACTACGGACTAGGAATACATTGGACTGAGAAAAATCGCTGCCCGGTTACTGTCAAACAGCTTGTTGTTTTTAAATAGTCTATACTCTGAAGGCTAGTTTCTTGTTAGTTAGGTTTATGAAAACAGATCGTTCTTCCTACTCCTATGAATATAACAAAAGTCTCACCGTTGTTATAAATTGGTGTACAATGCATTTCGCACAACAACACATAAGTGATCGTTTCATGGTTTACATTAAACGTAAAAGAGACTTGAAGAACTTAATGCTAAAAATAGTTCGCAGGCTGAAGTAAAGTTGCTattcaagtttctttgatttgcaaTCGGTTAATTCTTTTATCATTTGTTGAATGAGTTGAATCCATTAATACGTGTGGATTAAGTTTGAATTAGTTTTTCCAGCTAGCTAATTAAAGTCCTCAAGTGAAAATGAATGTTCCAATTTCCCGAAGTTTTCACAGAAAGCTAGTGTAGTTTTTTTCGTTGAATCAACGTTAGagtaaccacgaacaatgtactttcacaagtaactgtcaactttattgtcaatcagttcactcgtgaatttgtgcggtctggaatccttatgCGATAGaaggcgagattgctgtcacaattttgttagcgaacgggacttggggcgtgatgcccaacgagtttgccaagcagaaaggtctctgatgagtcgcATGATCGgaatgaaacgagcttcgtaagactaaccacgaacaatgtattttcacaagtaactgtcaactttattgtcgaTCAACGTTaacctttaaatttcttttctttactaTGAGCttaaaagaaattgaaatacCCTTAACCTAACCGTAACCCTTTTTACCCTCGAACGAGACAAGCCTAAGTTAAAATTTTAGCAAACATGGCAAAAGTGGTCGAAATGTTGGAAATGTTAACTACTTTCAAACATTAAAGTAGCGTAAATTGAAGTGAAGTGCCTTTGATCATCCGTACAAGGCTGGGTTTGGAACTTGAAGCTTTAAGGGGTACGGGGAATTAGATGGGGTTTTTTGTGCAATGGTCGAATTTTCTTCACCGTTAAAGACATTATGTGAAGCTCTTAATTTTAATGTCACCTGTGAAATGGTTTACAAAATTGAATGTTAAAGCGATATCTAATTCTTGTGTTAAAGTTCTTACTTATCTTTCCCAAGCTATATCCTCTTGTAAGTCTCCGTGTGAAGAAAGTAATTAACGCATATAAACAAACACCCCAGAATATAGAAGAACGTAACTGTTTGTCTATTTACAAAGCTTACAATTAATGGTCAAGAATGAGATTTCTTGTGCCCGGTGATAATTATTTGCCCATAGCTTGCTGTGAAGGGTTTATAAAAGTGTTGTTCTCTTGACTGCGCAGTCGCCTTTGCCACAACTCACCAATAAGGTGTAGTCCATTCCATGAAGTAAGCAAGCAGTATGACTCAGAACGAATATACTATTATACCATGTACTAGCTTGAGAGATGGTATAGGAAGAGCAGGCACTAGCTAAGACAACTGGAAAGAGGCACCAAAAGCGATTTCGCGCGAGACTGTTTGTTTGGCGCATGTGAAAAAGCGCCACAAATGTAAGTTTGTCCCAAGACTTTGGTCCATGATTGTAGTTCAAATTCCCAAACAAACACGTGAACATAGGAACTGTTTTTTGTAGCGAAATTTGACGGCAAAGTAAGCGTTAATTTCTGCAGAAAAAATGGCGATCTCAACACGAACTCTCCAAAGTAAAAATGTGCATGACTTAAAAAACTATACAGTATATTTAAAGAGCAAAATCGATTTTTGAGCTGTGGCCAACTTTTGCTCGATTTTTGTGGACATGCACttttaaggtctcggtaaaggaaaatgaggtgtccgcGGATAAATAAAATTGTCTCGCCGCTATTTTTTGTAAAGggacaaactatatatcatattaaagctaatagattgaattatttgaataaagtgcTAGTTCTTTGGTATTTAATACTGGCTTTTAGTTTTGATGCCTCAAACTCAGAACGGCCGAGTCTGCTCCAGAAGCTCCTATCCCTTCACTTTATTGCGAAAACAAccgcactttgttgcatctatgtcacagatgaatgcactccaatacactgtgaggaatttttgatatgtaAAGAATGGAAGGAAATATCACGCCCCCAAGTTTCAAAACTTGAAACTCTCAActcatacttaatttgggcagaaaaagtgccataaaattaGTTTCCGAAGACAAACTGTATTTGGGGTACTACATTCATCTATAAGAATTGAgaatttggaagcgatatcttaaaaCCCGTCGGGACAGAAGGTCCGAGAAGTTGCAATTTTGACGTCAAAATAAACCCCTAGAAAATCGAGCTTGACGAACTCAAGTTGAATGACGTTAATAGAAATTGACCTATTATTAACCAATGCAATACAGTATATGCAGCCTTAAAGTGTTCTTTTTCTTAGCGACTTTCACTTACCAGCGAGGTAACTTGCGGGTCCGTTGGCCACCCAATGCAAGTCTCGACGCAAGTTCAACTTGTACCTACTTGTGGCTACTTGCGAgtccgtttggccagggctttaagaaagtgccagagcaaatttATTTATAGATtgcgtcgtcgtttcttaacaaagtttaaaacaaagttttagtatttttaaatATGTTTAGGTATGCTTTATCGCAGTTTTTATAGTTAAAACGTTTTCGTTTAAACCGTCTTATTAACCAAAAAACGATCACTTCTGAAGAAACAGTTTTGAAGTCATGAAATGACGAGTTTTTTTAAAACAGACACTCATTACTCATGCGCAGCtaagcgcatgaggtataaaatgccctccgtttctCGTTTTCCGTGTCacattagtgcatggaaatttatgcttgcatacatttacagACATGACTGTAACGTTACTTGGGGCGGGGGAtaggggattattcaaaacaattaatagctgctgaaaaatgtattgttgagtcagaaaaattaatagaaagacttgaaaagaagtattagagtcttaaaatgtgTGTATGCGTGGAACATCAGTCCATTTTGTATGAGAAAACAAACagtgcgtgtttgaagaaatcaaccatccctctcaGGTTTCAAGCCCTcaagtagacttgccacaatcacctcacgagaatcccgggagaaaatgttttggcaaacgaagcgtgatttttcggacgcgaatctacacgagacgaaggacttttgaaagtctagcccttaggatttgtcattttctcttggatgtgcatggtcgcgcccGAATCATCGCAACTTTGTGATTGCAGTCGCGGTCGTACGGCCCGGGTCGTACGGATCGACctgttagaataaatctttttcgattgtggagccaaaggtaagttgttgacattaaagacaaaattatatatattttttctaatttgttttacaaataaacacttatgcggggatcgacataaaggtcattaaaactgatctccatcaacatgCCGGTCATCTCAGCTCCTAGTGATCTTTGAAAACCTTAGAGCAGCTTTGAGAAAAACTGAGAATACCTGACAAAAACTGACCgtacttttagcaatctgaactgttcttagaactactgttattttcagtatgggcatgcgacgaAGTCGAAATGGGGAAttgtttcaacaatacagactagtcgttgatatgcatcctgtttatttggtggcaaaggaatttagagggtgcttcaaggggaaattctggttttctgtcttacttttgttttacttagaggccatttatttgccagtattgaaaagtttggttcacatttatgaaacataacaaattaataatctgtggctttacaaagatctaaTTGTATCtcttttacattcctgagttaattcgactcgcaaatgacgtacaaacaaATCAcgtccaggaattgttgatccaactaaaactattgccgcaccatacagtTAAGGaaatgttgaagtatttggtacggcaaatgcaggcacacaacgtGTGGTCTCTGttggcacttgtttaaaatttcaggaatccaataacctcttcagctgacttggttcaaattatagacattgggaataatatgtattcagcttcacaatcatgcaaacagggactcctatttttgacagatttgcctgttatggttataacttaagctacattaattatcagttgacatacagtgatagttatagtggtttgctaaatagtgcacttcctataatttcagactttccttatgttatatcaatgttagctgcctttgattctttgctcatggataattatcatgcatatattttaacacttgaactttacacagtagcaatatactgtctgcctaatgggaggtgtaaaattttttactttcatggcagagatttattagatatgggacccatttgcaacatgtacttcaattgaaatagattcattaatgaatttggtacaacattttcagaatatatgtgcacaaacatctgttgcttatgagattaaaatgtgttaacagtattaaaatgtaaagcaacagtggaagcattgttcattcattatatgttcgaaaccaaaattttagaccccaggagcacttaaatgatgtttatctttgttcttgcaaagaatgttctgctgtgtcattttattctatttgtttttccacctcaaaagtcTTGTAATTATTGCACCTcttgatagtatcattgagaatggaagagcaatttatcagaaatgttactccagcaaaatatgtttttatttctgattttctaaagaaattagacgtaggccgctggccatgtaaaagttattcatagagcaagatgtcagggaaatttatcttgtaatgtggttcccagtaaccaacagcttaaaactgccattttggatcataaggaaagcagcacaggctttttgttggaatttctagctactgcattagttatgttttccagtggtatgcaaagcaaaagatgagttacctcgtttttgtatacaatggttctgaaccaaaaaatgtaacaaaagtattttcaaatgtagattctgttattgatctctcttgttctattattcaaagtaaatttaattgccttgaaacaaactatgaggttgcatttcttagatgtttatgagAATTATCAAATTTAtgtagaaaggaaacaaataataagaaagcataaatctacttcagaaattgcagcaaactggaagaaagaggagagaaatttacagcccaatggacccagagaaaaaataagaacttccttcaaattgttttgaaaagtacaggtctatggacccatcgaaaaaaacagactctttcatataaagatgaaaagtataggtcaatgaactcacacgataaagagcaacttctctcaaatagattcttgtaacacctaaATACCATTTTTTGTGGTGtagaataaagttattattattattattattattattcacaaaCGTTACTTTGGATGAAACAATAGAGATCCTGGTCAACAGAGCCTTTACAAACAATTGGTTCAATACAACGCACAATCTTGCCCTTACCAGAACGGATCTTGTCGATCTCCTAAGCGTAGCCACTAAAGGCCAACTGTTTCAGTTTGACGGAGCTCTTTACGAACAGACAGATGGCGTTGCTATGGGGTCCCCTCTCGGGCCCTTATTAGCTAACGTTTTCATGTCATCCATCGAAGATACCCTCCAGCGGCAAGGAAAACTACCATCCTTTTACCGTCGATATGTTGATGACACGCTCACTGTAATGTCTGATTTAGCAACAGCAACTACTTTCCTGCATACCCTCAACAGCGCCCACACTTCGGTCAAATTCACCATGGAGGTGGAAAAGAACGGCAAGCTTCCTTTCCTTGGCACCGAATTACTCAACCATGCACCTcggattgaaaccaaggtttaTGTGAAACCCACAAACACGGGGCTACTATTACACTATCAAAGCCATGTAGACAATCGCTACAAACGGAGCTTACTGACAACCATGCTTGATCGCGCACACCGATTATCTTCCTCCTGGACCTTTTTCTCTGAAGAGTGTGATCGCCTAAAGAAAGTTTTCGCACACCTTAAATACCCGGAACGCTTGGTAAATTCCACCATTAACACCTTCTTACATTCTAGAATCGTTGATAAGCAGCCCTCACAGACGCCCAAACAACCAAGAGCCATTGTTCGTGTGGTCATACCGTTTAAAGACCAGGAATCAGCAAATTATGTTAAGAAAGAGCTCAAGAATCTCAGCATAAAGGTGCAGACAACTGTCCAGCCAGTATTCGTTAGCCGAAAAATTGGCCAAGATCTTAAAGTACGCGAAACTAAGCCACAGATCGTCAACCAACAACGCGTCGTTTAtcgttttcaatgtgacctgtgtgatgcaggttatgtgggCTATACGCGTGGACACTTACACACACGTGTGGATGGacataaacaaaaggcatcttcAGTATATAAACACTATCACGAACAGCACGGCGAAGTCCCAAAAGACCTACTGAGGCGATTTAGCATTCTGAAAAAGTGTAGAAATAAGTTCGATTGTTTGGtgaatgaaatgcttttcatcagAGACCTAAAACCCACTCTGAACGTGCAAAGCGATTCAATTCGCGCAaaagtatttatataattaGCTTCAAACACTGTATGCTAATTTCATGTTACACCTCGCCGCAAactatgtaatttttatttctccttgacaatggcgtcatgaagacaccgaaacgtcggtttttatcgttaatttttgcctgtctttgcattattattattattattattaaactgtcaacaaaagtacaaataacctggcagcgcatgagtataggctacttagagcctcttgttaAGAATAGATTTACTGGTGAAAATATCCTTTTAATTGATAGTGTTATTAGATACACGGCAGCGAGGAATATTCCCggacttcttcttttccttgatTTCGAGAAAGCATTTGATACGTTAGAGTGGACTTTCATTCAaaagactttaaagtattttggCTCTGGCCCACAACTTCTAAAATGAATTAACATTTTTTACTGTAAACACTGAAGCTGTATTTTGAACAATGGTTGGGCGAGCAATTTCTTTAAACCGACTAGAGGAGTTAGGCAGGGCTGCCCTTTGTCGCCATACTTATTTGTTTGATCGGTAGAAGTAATGGCCGACGCCTttcgaaaaaatgaaaaaattagagGAATAACTGTGAAGGCAAAAAATATTAAGTTGAGccaatatgcagatgacaccACGCTAATCTTGGACGGTTCTATAGAATCCCTTGAGGAATCTTTAAGACTATTAGATCTTTTTGGAGAGGTATCTGGTCTCCGACTCAACTGTGGTAAAACAGGAGCTCTATGGATCGGGGCGAAGGTAAACAGTGATCTTAAACTCTgtcttaaaaataattttaaatggcCTAAAGGAAAAGTTAAAGctcttggtttttggttttcgtCGGATTCAAATATAACAGTTTCTCATAATTACATAGATAAAGTGGAAAAAGTGAAAGCGATGTTAAGTTGTTGGAAATTTCGTAGACTTAGTCTGCTTGGGAAAATTACAGTCATTAAAAGTCTTGCGGTATCACAATTGGTGTATATACTTGCGCCACTTCAAACAGACCATAAAGCAATTAAAGAGATAAACGTGCTCTTTTCTAAATTTTTATGGGACGAAAAAggggataaaataaaaagaaatgttatgatAAACGATTTTTCTGAAGGAGGACTTAAAATGATTGATATAGAGTCTTTTAATAAATCTCTTAAATCAtcttggattaaaaaatatcttgaTCCTGAAAACAGTAGTAGCTGGAAGTCTTTTTTTGATTTAGAACTTCAGTGACATGGAGGAAAGACGACATTTTTAGGAAACCTTACTAGGAAGGACGTGTGATGTTTCATTGAGGTCACAGACCCTTTCATCaaagaaattcttgaaattTGGAGTGAAGCCTCTTTTACCGAAAACTTGACATCCGAAGCACAGTTTTTATCTTCACCTCTATGGTATACCTCACACATAAAAATTGGAAATAGATCAGTTTTTTtcattaaatcaatttttagtGACGATCATCGCCAAAAGCAGactgaaaatttcaagcttaaacgtaatggatttttttcaagcttttttttCGGCACTATCCTAGTTGCGTTCATTTAAGGTAATGGTTCTCGTGCAGTTAAAATACACTCCCAATGCTTGAATATTTGTGTTGGTATTTTTATATTTCCACAGAGGTTTCAATTTTTGATGAAACGATACGGTGTGCTTGCTGGGCGCTCGCATTTTGACTTGcgagagtgcaaatgcataCCCCACCAAGGAAACACGATAAATGTTTCTAAGGAATATTTTGTAAAGTTCTTGTCTCTTTCATGAGTCACCCAAAGAAGAAGTTGACGCTTTGACGCTCCCAGGGAGGTAACCTACACAGCGCCTATTGGTTCCTATGAAACCCGCGCGTGATTTCCTGATGGCAGTTACTTAAGAAAGGGAAATGAATGtgtggctcgtttcagcagatgctcgtgggggaggaacgctTGACAaagccctaagagtgtctgcgtgggagcctataacaattgttaagatcttttcccgcatattcagtaaaccgtaTTCAGTACCACCTTAACTCTGGCACTCCGAGTGGGCCTTCGGCGCGAGGAGCTGCGCTatgaaataaaacagaaaccGCCAAATATGCATGCTGCTAAAAACCTGTTGTTCCTAAGATCACGAAGTCCTCTTTGGAAGTAGCTCACCAATGAGGTGTAGTCCTTGAAATAGCCTAGTAGCATGTCGACACGGAACAAATAATAGACTTCAATAACTTTCATCGGAACAGGGCAAAGTTAAATATGGGGAATTGGTTCCTTTCCGTCACATTATTTTGACCAGCTTTATATACCAGGACACTCCATATCTGCCAAAATACTAGCATTGAGGAAAGTTATAGGAAGAGTGACACCAGGTACTGGCTTGGACAAGTCAGGAAAAGAGATAGCAACCAATGCGAAAGTCCTTAATTAATCATCAGAAAGAAGTATAGAAAATTGTATAAGCCAGTGTGCATTTCATGacttatgggcacgagtgatgttttgaaagttctcaaaattgcacgagccgtaggCAAGTAAAAGttgagaactttaaaaacatcttGACTGATCATACAttacgaaatgcacgagcaagttcatacgattttttatttattacaaaatcACCAAGACGCTTtatttccatagcaacttccgtattgcactctataaccacTTTTTGCATGCACTTTATAACCAATTTATCCATTCGtcgttgaccaatcagaaacgcgatattttgttgaTGATATAACAAGGACTATTATGATGGATTAGGATATCTAAAAAATATGAGTTTCAGAACTAACGAGACTTCGTCATATACGTAAAAAGCATAGGCAATAACTGGCTACTTTGAAGGCATCAttaaaagcaaactctatctCTGATAC
This window harbors:
- the LOC138060199 gene encoding histamine H2 receptor-like; this encodes MANLTASNLTSISKEMASSTQDERQHDFRAVYLIINVVINTIACPFTVGLNLLVIVAIKRRPSLRGNANIMLACLAVTDVLTGLTSQPSIIIWNLSQLSGTEERFAVFFMFKWFFFSWLALSSCLHLMAVVCERLVAIKFPYRHHQVLTKRNIKLAILFCWIYSVTCRIVLYQIGIQSSLYGIYAAHIPTACVIFVSCSYAVLYSESRRHKKLIKAQCLSQEDVERFLKDSKALKTTVLVVAALGLCIMPGTFFLVLRHYVNAVNSVSEIVFTLITMNSLLNPLIYCWRQRELRKFIFKPLSHQAVLPID
- the LOC138052372 gene encoding uncharacterized protein — encoded protein: MGSPLGPLLANVFMSSIEDTLQRQGKLPSFYRRYVDDTLTVMSDLATATTFLHTLNSAHTSVKFTMEVEKNGKLPFLGTELLNHAPRIETKVYVKPTNTGLLLHYQSHVDNRYKRSLLTTMLDRAHRLSSSWTFFSEECDRLKKVFAHLKYPERLVNSTINTFLHSRIVDKQPSQTPKQPRAIVRVVIPFKDQESANYVKKELKNLSIKVQTTVQPVFVSRKIGQDLKVRETKPQIVNQQRVVYRFQCDLCDAGYVGYTRGHLHTRVDGHKQKASSVYKHYHEQHGEVPKDLLRRFSILKKCRNKFDCLVNEMLFIRDLKPTLNVQSDSIRAKVFI